In Apium graveolens cultivar Ventura unplaced genomic scaffold, ASM990537v1 ctg4452, whole genome shotgun sequence, a genomic segment contains:
- the LOC141701850 gene encoding uncharacterized protein LOC141701850 — translation MTKWAEAKAMRTINQQDYIKFMDSIVMRFGIPIILVADNGPQFIGSDFEAYLKELGIKHKRASIVHPQGNGQFENHPRMGTNKTPFKLAYGTEARRPVETGSPSHRVVNFDEISNIEGLKTNLELLDEVRDKAVKRTESYKEKTKLYFAKKVKIRKYKAGDLVLRHTKASDPTNQGKLQPNWEGPYMVKEVLRPGTYKLSYLGGTEVLNTWHGARLRKFYQ, via the exons ATGACAAAGTGGGCAGAAGCTAAGGCCATGAGGACAATCAATCAACAAGATTATATCAAGTTTATGGATTCAATCGtcatgaggttcgggatcccgatAATTCTTGTCGCCGATAATGGTCCACAGTTCATCGGGTCCGACTTCGAAGCATATTTGAAAGAGCTAGGAATCAAGCACAAAAGGGCATCGATTGTACATCCTCAGGGAAATGGACAGTTCGAA AACCACCCCAGGATGGGAACCAATAAAACCCCCTTCAAGCTTGCATACGGCACCGAAGCTCGCAGACCAGTCGAAACCGGATCCCCCTCCCACAGGGTCGTCAACTTCGACGAGATCTCAAACATCGAAGGACTCAAGACCAACCTGGAGCTCCTAGATGAAGTAAGAGACAAGGCAGTAAAAAGGACGGAAAGCTACAAAGAAAAGACAAAGCTCTACTTCGCGAAGAAAGtaaaaatcagaaagtataaAGCGGGAGACTTGGTACTCCGGCACACCAAAGCCTCGGACCCAACCAATCAGGGAAAACTACAACCCAACTGGGAAGGCCCCTATATGGTTAAGGAAGTGCTCCGcccaggaacctacaagctaaGCTATCTCGGTGGAACCGAAGTCCTAAACACTTGGCACGGAGCCCgcctaaggaaattctaccagtaA